In Marasmius oreades isolate 03SP1 chromosome 1, whole genome shotgun sequence, one DNA window encodes the following:
- a CDS encoding uncharacterized protein (BUSCO:EOG09262I0R), translated as MHHGFQLDTSVPDYNGPLSPLDKTAFRKSIPVLGLRVPATQTGSILKSEVARKYLVGIPKVRPVVPDPSAPDDETQRLVLLGLNREADIPQEFLKFLKAKGDDFDFVPYELILNYDHWTASEILQAILPKELREGAPTGFAATGHIAHMNLNEEYLPYKHVIGQIFLDKNKYIRTVVNKLDNIDTRFRFFEMEILAGEQNLVVEHHEADCRFTFDFSQVYWNSRLHTEHQRIVDMLKPGEVLADVFAGVGPFALPAAKKGCAVLANDLNPNSFKYLTQNIQDNEVTETVRASCEDGRDFIRAVFSRVATSPFPPYMGPKPSKTKARKLEKEAKKSGSAMPHDDWPSTKPVLPQSRNTIDHFVMNLPDTAIQFLDAFRGVLVSHSLRPFYYKMPMIHCHCFTRELQQDEAVQDIQRRVGEKLGHPITEDVSITLVRSVAPGKDMYCVSFRLPSEVAYCVEAPDGRISKARDTSTFVSVDQLD; from the exons atgcatcacggattccagcTGGATACGTCGGTTCCTGATTATAATGGACCATTATCGCCGTTAGACAAAACCGCTTTCCGAAAATCGATCCCCGTTCTGGGGTTACGCGTTCCTGCCACTCAAACAGGCTCCATATTGAAGTCGGAAGTTGCGCGAAA GTATCTGGTCGGGATTCCCAAAGTCAGGCCTGTTGTCCCCGATCCATCAGCGCCAGACGACGAGACTCAGAGACTAGTATTGCTAGGTTTGAATCGAGAAG CCGACATCCCTCAAGAGTTTCTGAAATTTTTGAAAGCTAAAGGCGACGACTTCGACTTCGTACCGTATGAACTGATCTTGAACTATGATCACTGGACAGCAA GCGAGATACTTCAAGCGATATTACCAAAGGAACTTCGTGAAGGAGCGCCGACAGGCTTTGCAGCTACTGGACATATAG CTCATATGAACCTCAACGAAGAATACCTGCCTTACAAACATGTCATCGGACAGATATTCCTCGAC AAAAACAAGTATATCAGGACCGTTGTCAACAAACTTGATAACATAGACACCCGATTTCGATTCTTTGAGATGGAGATCTTGGCGGGAGAACAGAACTTGGTCGTGGAACAT CACGAGGCAGATTGTCGATTCACGTTTGACTTCTCTCAAGTGTACTGGAACTCGAGGCTCCATACTGAACACCAGCGAATCGTGGACATGCTGAAACCTGGGGAAGTCCTTGCGGATGTATTCGCCGGCGTGGGTCCATTTGCACTTCCTGCTGCAAAGAAAGGATGTGCAGTTCTCGCGAACGATCTAAATCCGAACAGCTTCAAGTACCTTACCCAGAACATACAAGACAACGAG GTCACAGAGACAGTAAGGGCTTCTTGTGAAGATGGGCGGGATTTTATTCGCGCTGTATTCAGTAGGGTCGCTACATCCCCTTTCCCTCCTTACATGGGGCCTAAACCAAGCAAGACGAAGGCACGCAAATTGGAAAAGGAAGCTAAGAAGTCCGGATCAGCAATGCCGCACGATGACTGGCCGTCAACAAAACCTGTACTACCCCAAAGTCGAAACACTATTGATCATTTTGTGATGAATTTGCCTGATACCGCTATTCAGTTTTTAGACGCTTTTCGGGGTGTGCTTGTTTCCCATTCACTTCGACCGTTTTATTATAAAATGCCAATGATACATTGTCATTGTTTCACGAGAGAATTGCAACAAGACGAAGCGGTACAAGATATACAGAGG AGGGTGGGGGAAAAACTTGGACATCCAATAACAGAGGACGTTAGCATAACATTGGTTCGTTCCGTCGCTCCTGGGAAGGATATGTACTGTGTCAGCTTCAGGCTGCCGTCAGAGGTAGCGTATTGTGTGGAGGCACCCGACGGCAGGATTTCCAAAGCTAGGGATACTTCTACTTTTGTCAGCGTAGACCAGCTTGATTGA
- a CDS encoding uncharacterized protein (BUSCO:EOG09262X01) produces the protein MHNLLNSHVIDVHCHPTDSHISAESMEALEITICAMSTRREDQPLVRSLALSYPDKVIPCFGYHPWFTHWISLNSVVPQKEDHYRSLFLPASERESQVLDELLESLPNPITIDDVLVDLRRNLEDFPNAMLGEVGLDRSFRVAHDYFASPRKLTPFSTPLEHQLAILNAQIDVAIDLRRNISLHSVKSQQATMDLLSTLQAKYGDKWTRISLDVHSCGFSPTMWKEIERKFSNVFLSLSTGINSRSPSHRALIEACSPDRVLVESDFHDISMCTERTWDMLRTVADVKGWNLETEWVENVADSDWGAVRLLERNWKKFRLGNHAPVASPKKNREKRTGLSDDEPSGDESG, from the exons ATGCATAATCTTTTGAACTCTCATGTCATTGATGTTCACTGCCATCCTACGGATTCTCACATATCGGCTGAGTCGATGGAGGCCCTCGAGATCACCATTTGCGCAATGAGTACAAGACGGGAAGATCAACCATTGGTTCGATCTCTTGCCCTCTCATATCCGGATAAGGTCATTCCATGCTTTG GATATCATCCTTGGTTCACTCATTGGATATCCCTCAACTCCGTAGTCCCACAAAAAGAAGATCACTATCGGTCCTTGTTTCTGCCGGCAAGCGAGAGAGAATCACAAGTTCTTGATGAACTGTTGGAGTCTCTACCTAACCCGATAACAATAGACGACGTACTGGTTGATCTCCGTCGTAATCTTGAGGACTTCCCGAATGCCATGCTCGGGGAGGTCGGTCTTGACCGTTCTTTTCGCGTTGCCCACGATTATTTTGCGTCCCCCAGGAAGCTCACCCCATTTTCGACCCCGCTCGAACACCAGCTTGCTATCCTTAATGCCCAAATCGACGTTGCTATCGATTTACGCCGAAATATCAGTTTACACAGTGTAAAATCCCAACAAGCTACTATGGATCTCCTATCCACTCTTCAAGCTAAATACGGTGATAAATGGACCAGGATTAGTTTGGATGTGCATAGCTGTGGCTTCAGTCCTACGATGTGGAAGGAGATCGAG CGAAAATTTTCCAACGTGTTTCTGTCACTTTCAACTGGTATCAACAGCAGGTCCCCGAGTCACAGAGCCCTGATTGAAGCCTGTTCTCCTGATCGTGTGCTTGTGGAAAGCGATTTCCATGATATCTCAATGTGCACGGAAAGAACGTGGGACATGTTACGGACAGTGGCCGACGTCAAAGGATGGAACCTAGAAACCGAATGGGTGGAAAATGTTGCCGATTCTGACTGGGGTGCAGTGCGTCTGCTGGAGAGAAACTGGAAGAAGTTTCGATTGGGTAACCATGCACCTGTCGCAAGTCCCAAAAAGAATAGGGAAAAGAGGACTGGATTGAGTGATGACGAGCCTTCAGGGGACGAATCAGGATAG